The nucleotide sequence GCAGTTGTCATCCCTGGACAACTGTTGTTGCCATccctggacaactgcagttgccatggatggaaaactgcagttgccatgcaagtgcaactacagttgccatgccatGACAACAGCAGTTGCCATGccatgacaactgcagttgccacatCAGGGGCAACTGCAGTTGACGTGCTAGCATAAAACTGCATTTGCCATGAATTGACCAACCACTGCTATGCTTACAGGTTATTACGATGGTGGTAACCCGGCAAACgtctcatggcaagcttcacaAATTGCAGCTGGAGCACGTCATTTTGGTGTCACAGACCACACGAGATGGTCACATGCAGCACAAGAAGGTAAGGAAAAAAACTGAACCACAAAAACAGCACTACATTTGTTTTTCTGGCAAAAAAACCCGCACGTGCCAAGAAAAAAGAATTGAAGCAGTGATGGTGGACAAAAACCAAGCATAAAACGCTGACAAGTGGTTGCGTGTAAATGAGTCATGTATTGTCTTTGAAAAATTGCCAACTGCTAAAAGCATGTCTGCATCGCTGATGGTTTATCGCATTTCGCCTAATGAGATCAATCTTATAATGCAGTAGTTTTGTTGCTAGAACACAGTGGTTGCCATTTGTTGGTTGCAGCGTTTGCCATGTATGCAAGACTGCAGCTGCCATGCATATAGAACCCAAGTTTTCGTACTAAAATAAAGGAGCTTGTTGTCGTGCATCGgcaaacaatagttgccatgtttgttgaaccGTAGCTGCCATGACTGGACAGCTACAGTTGCCATACATGTCCATGCATAGACTTACGGCTTGCTGTTTGaaatgatgtcatgccaaatcactCGAATTTGATGTGATCCGTTGCGATAAACATGTTATTCAAACAAAAATCTTACTCTCGTACCTGTTTTTTCTATTACAGGGCCTACAACTACAATGAACAGcggcgcggggacatctactgcagggagctctgagcgcacggaagacgcATTCCACTAGCCAGCAGACAATCATGCCACAAACAATTTCGAGTCGGAGTCggaaatggcaatcattccagtaatgccgacaagcacccctttgaacacaagcactggcaacactcaagtagatggaactgccgccgatactgaagtgaatgatgaaactgacgacgatgcacaaggggatgaagatggtgggcaatcagatATCGTGGTACCTCAGCTACCGtacgttgggcagagatttgaatcattcgaagaagcaaaggaattctaccagacatatgcaaagttcaatggatttgcggtcaacaccgaataccataggaaacttaagaaaactaacgagtacaacagaggtgagatgaggtgccacaaggcacggaggaacaagaaggtgaaaggtgttgcgcctgtcgttccggaacgaaagagaggtatcattctcaagactgaatgccctgtccggtgtaagctaaacaTAGATGGTACACAGtgggtggtcactgaatattttgacgagcacaaccacaaactcataaagaagttcgacctggtaaAATTTATGACCGCCCACAGAGGGTTCACCCCCGTAGAAAGGCAATTCGTAAAGCTGCTACACGATTGTAACGttggtccatcaagaatggtccagatactatcgctcatccacagcaaaaaggggactctgagtagcatgtcgtacataccagctgacgtcacaaaccaACAGGCCAAATACcatagagagagcaagttggctgacatagaggccacaatggcatacttcgatgagaaagcgaaggaagatccagatttcttctacaggataaggttggacgatgaggaccgtgtcaggaacatgtattgggtggatggtgctgcaaggagagcatataaacatttccgagattgcatttcattcgacgtgacgtacctcaccaatatgtacaagatgacatgcgctccgttcataggaataaataaccacaattaGTCATTGCAGTTCGGCTGCGGGCTCGTTCGGAATGAAGACACAgatgggtacgtttggctgttcaagaccttcttggagtgcatggatggacttgctccgatgaacataataacagaccaggatttcagcatgcgtgcaggcatagagggaGTCTTTCTGTTGGCAGTGCACAGacactgcaggtggcacattataaagaaggctgaggagacgctaggaccgttctttgctgaccgtccagagctccacaaggcattcgagctgtgcgtgaccacagcttgatggtggaggagtttgaaaggagctggatggccatgatagaaacatatcaagtccaagacaacgagacgcttgctagcctgtgggagaagcgaatgtactgggtgccggcctacttcatgcagtgcttcttcccctttctgcagactacgcagcgcagcgaggggttcaatgttgttttgaagcggtacgtgagccctggcaactcattacTACAGTTTGCCAAACAgtacacagctttgcaacaaaaaattctgGGATCTGACCTACAGCAAGAAGCTACCACCGCGCTAAAGCAGCCGAGATTGCTAAAgtatttaccgatggagaggcaaatgagcaataTATACAcaaacaagatctttaacaagtaagttAGTTGCGTTACAGTCTTATTTGCACAAGAATGAATGCAGTATGGGCCATGTAGAATGCAATACAGTTGCCATGATCTGaggatgccatgtttaatgaactaatGTTTAACATGattactcaactgcagttgccatgtttagtgAACCACTATTTTTGCCATGCTTGCTCAGCTGCAGTTTGTCATCTTCAAATAGAATGCACTTGCCATGTTcaatgaaatgcaattgccatgtttaatgcactgtACTTCCACTAGGCATGTTGTATGCAAAATGTCAATGCCAAAATGAAAATGTTGTGTAGTCGCCATGTTTACTGAACTGCATTTTGCCATGTTTTATGAAACGCAAGTTGACATGTTTCCTGAAATGCAAAAATGCCATATTTTCTCAACTGAGGTTGCTGTGTTTAATGAATGTAGTAGCCATGTTGTAAGCATTGTGCTTCTATTTGGGATATTTGTATGGAAATGACAATGGCCAGTTGGAagtgcaatgcagttgccatgtctaatatactacatttgccatgtctaatgtactacagttgccatgtctaatgtactacatttgccatgtctaaatgtactacagttgccatgtctaatgtactacagttgccatgtctaatgtactacagttgccatgtattATGTACTACAATTGCCATGTGtaacagaaaaacaaacaaaacttaaagattccaggaagaaataaagcgtgccaacATGTTCACGGCTTTCTAGGTGGACGAACATACTTTCAAGGTGTGTTCCATTttgggcatgtcggattcagaacctgaagacctggacaaaggaaggaactactttgTGAAAGCCTTGATCGAAcaaggcgaatactactgccaatgctgcaagttcaaacgggacggcattgtgtgctgtcacatactaaaagtaatggacatgaacactgtgacacggatgccccgccatttcataaggcaGCGATGGACTTGGGATGCTGACGACGCGTTTGCGCCTCAGACAACAAACACagttctggctgtgcatgacgagagacctgagGCAACCATAGAAGCCATGAGGCacgttgtgctgacaaagaactatgctgagctaattgatgaagcgtgcaagagtgatgatacagcgagagtcgcagaaaaacacaggaaggcactgaaaagagagcttgatgagatcaagaagaggaaagctgaggaagccttacaccatttcccccgcacatcaagtgtgccttcatcaacggggccatcatctgaaaactcagAGATAGAATATGGAACAGCAAGCACATAgacccaggtcaggaacccaccccgttccatcacaaagggtcgTCCAAGAGAAATAAGGTACAAGtcgggattggagattcaagcaaaacacaagaaaacgaagaaagggGCAGGCAATCCATAAGCAAAAATTGGGGCGATGTGATATGGTTCttgtggacattttgttttgtacccTAGATGATGAGAATTTTTGTTTTAAAAATAATTGGGATATGACTCTTGAGGGGCATCAGAAGTGGAAGGAAAATTCATTGAATGgataaatgcagttgccatgttgtgggTACTTAAtatgccatgttatgtgtagttaatctaccatgttatgtgtagttagtctgccatgctattttatactaaatatgccatgctattaTATACTAAATATGCCCTGCTAGTTGTACTagatctgccatgttagttgtactggatctgccatgttagttgtattgtatctgccatgttaattatgTTGGATCTGCCATGTTGTTTGTACTGTATCTGCCATGTTAGCTGTACTGAAAATATGCCATGGTATTTGTAATGACTCTGCATGGCATATATTTCCATGACAAATCGACGCGGTTTATTGACACATAGTGTGTTGTGTGCAATGTATGGGAAACAAGTTGGAAAAAGCATAACGTGCATAAACCGCGGCAAAGGTTGTGGCTACATGATCAACCTACCCATGCTAGCCGGTGCAGTTAgcgatgaaaaagaagaagcaaaacagCCAAAATGAAAAACGACGATGACTTTCACTACccatgtctgatgaactacatttgccaCCTTTTTTAAAACATCGTAAACGCATTCGAAACAGCAAACCGGTGCTAGAAACGATGAAACCatagtaataatgataaacataaaaaCATATCTGTTGTAGTGCCTAAAaaggttcacatccacacatatattacagagACTGTTCAAATGTCGCTCACACACCACAACTACATAGTAGGCTACGCGGGGTTGCAGTATTAACATAGCACACAAACATAGTTTTCGACAAGAACAAAGagatagtaccttacattcctcggcaacagaatgtaaggtatgcgTCCGGTGTGTAACGCCACGTAATCACTTGTACTTCTTTGtgactttcttgacagcttcctccatgaactcgcgtgctccggaccgcttgttgaaatcttcatgcgtcaaccagttccatgtgtagaTTTTCCGGAGCTCAACGACTGTTGCAGCTGTGACAGCAGGGACAAGtctaccttcccactttgcaaagtattccaACGTGTGAAAGCCACAGTCTGTCCTGCACAAGAAAAAGAGTCAGGTGAACATGCAAAAAGGACAGACATAGCAAAGATAGACTTCAATTCAGATGTGACAACAAATGAGGGGTTGGTTTGATGTAAATGGCACATAAAGGAGGGGGGTAagaaattacgtgttcccttgcttCACAGTTGCCACGTACTCAGTTGGGAAATGCCTGATCTAGACCTTTGAGTgttcgtagtgacggttccatgtctctttgaggttgttgatgaagaattcagcatgcgtagtaaggtctgcatcagcttccgaacggattgaatcaagcacctcaaaatgttggttcttcaggtcaagacatATCACATAGTGGTGAGAACACTTGTCGTGTGggtcatgtggtgcaagctcctggaacatggggaacatg is from Triticum aestivum cultivar Chinese Spring chromosome 1B, IWGSC CS RefSeq v2.1, whole genome shotgun sequence and encodes:
- the LOC123097049 gene encoding uncharacterized protein → MSTNVVACGIDYINNHTDVCADKIIMHYSVTCKIWDGDFHHNIPRKNFAQHGEFKLTLKKYVMFPMFQELAPHDPHDKCSHHYVICLDLKNQHFEVLDSIRSEADADLTTHAEFFINNLKETWNRHYEHSKV